From Nematostella vectensis chromosome 14, jaNemVect1.1, whole genome shotgun sequence, a single genomic window includes:
- the LOC5512842 gene encoding E3 ubiquitin-protein ligase parkin isoform X1 gives MAQRFNIYVRFNSNSNIPVLIDMTWSIRQLKEELGRQQSVDPRGIRIIFAGRELKDSTTLQDCEIPNQSIIHAIHGGRQTVNVDASATMPLASINLSAESGDPRPMAASAGSSAHGKKAMYYVYCRQCKSAQPGKLRVCCSSCKEGTLVLKQDPGGWDDVLQPGRIKGTCQKAGCKGETAEFFFKCAAHPVSEDERSVPLFLIRTNTRNVPCLACEDIVDPVLVFPCEVGHAICLDCFEIYCTTKLNDRQFIQHRDHGYTLPCPGDTESCSDALITEAHHFRVLGQEQYDRYQRFGTEECVLQMGGVLCPGRGCGMGLFPAAGARSVHCQGGCNLTFCRECKGRYERGHKCQTQTRPSTRTSLLSRYRVSRESARRSCWEQEDQEAQDLIRRISKPCPKCNVPTEKSGESVTCQQRKAAVVTTCPARDVNLTGAGFAAFSGTPSVKATIGSFKNATDGDKLVPIHWAGRGFRDDGILAALFNNKMHSPIMYYRLHSMDSY, from the exons ATGGCTCAAAGATTCAACATTTACGTGAGGTTCAACTCCAACTCCAACATTCCAGTGCTAATCGACATGACGTGGAGTATACGTCAACTTAAGGAGGAGCTGGGTCGACAGCAGAGTGTGGACCCCAGGGGCATCAGGATCATCTTTGCTGGCAGGGAGCTGAAAGATAGCACCACATTACAG GACTGTGAGATTCCTAATCAGAGCATCATCCATGCCATCCATGGAGGGAGACAGACAGTGAATGTGGATGCCTCAGCCACTATGCCTTTAGCCAGCATCAACCTTAGTGCCGAAAGTGGTGATCCTAGACCCATGGCCGCCTCTGCAG GTTCCTCAGCACATGGTAAGAAGGCCATGTACTATGTGTACTGCCGCCAGTGTAAAAGTGCTCAGCCAGGAAAGCTAAGAGTTTGCTGTTCTTCCTGCAAAGAGGGAACTCTGGTTCTCAAACAG GACCCTGGGGGTTGGGATGATGTGCTTCAACCTGGAAGAATCAAGGGCACATGTCAAAAGGCAGGGTGCAAAGGAGAAACAGCC gaattcttttttaaatgtgCTGCCCACCCTGTATCTGAGGATGAGCGTTCTGTACCATTATTCCTTATAAGGACCAACACACGTAATGTACCATGCCTAGCTTGTGAGGACATAGT AGACCCTGTTCTTGTGTTTCCCTGTGAAGTTGGTCACGCCATATGTCTGGATTGTTTCGAAATCTACTGCACAACTAAACTGAATGATCGCCAGTTCATCCAACATAGAGACCATGGATACACCCTCCCCTGCCCTGGTGACACAG AAAGTTGCAGTGATGCACTGATAACAGAGGCTCATCACTTCAGGGTCTTGGGCCAAGAGCAG tatGACCGATATCAGCGTTTCGGCACTGAGGAGTGCGTCCTTCAGATGGGCGGTGTCTTGTGCCCAGGTCGAGGGTGTGGCATGGGGCTCTTTCCCGCGGCAGGAGCCAGAAGTGTTCACTGCCAGGGTGGGTGTAAT CTGACGTTTTGCCGCGAATGCAAAGGACGGTATGAAAGGGGACACAAATGCCAGACACAAACACGACCCTCTACTAGAACGTCTCTTTTAAGC CGGTATCGTGTATCTCGAGAAAGCGCGCGCAGGTCATGTTGGGAGCAGGAAGACCAGGAAGCTCAGGATCTTATCCGACGCATTAGCAAGCCGTGCCCCAAGTGCAACGTGCCAACAGAGAAAAGCGGTGAGTCTGTCACGTGCCAACAGAGAAAAGCG GCGGTTGTAACCACATGTCCTGCTCGCGATGTAAATTTGACTGGTGCTGGCTTTGCGGCATTCAGTGGAACCCCGAGTGTCAAGGCAACCATTGGTTCCTTCAAGAACGCTACCGACGGTGATAAGCTCGTCCCCATCCATTGGGCTGGCCGGGGCTTTAGAGACGATGGTATCCTCGcagccttattcaataataaaatGCACTCTCCTATAATGTATTATCGTCTTCATTCAATGGACAGCTACTAA
- the LOC5512842 gene encoding E3 ubiquitin-protein ligase parkin isoform X2, with product MAQRFNIYVRFNSNSNIPVLIDMTWSIRQLKEELGRQQSVDPRGIRIIFAGRELKDSTTLQDCEIPNQSIIHAIHGGRQTVNVDASATMPLASINLSAESGDPRPMAASAGSSAHGKKAMYYVYCRQCKSAQPGKLRVCCSSCKEGTLVLKQDPGGWDDVLQPGRIKGTCQKAGCKGETAEFFFKCAAHPVSEDERSVPLFLIRTNTRNVPCLACEDIVDPVLVFPCEVGHAICLDCFEIYCTTKLNDRQFIQHRDHGYTLPCPGDTESCSDALITEAHHFRVLGQEQYDRYQRFGTEECVLQMGGVLCPGRGCGMGLFPAAGARSVHCQGGCNLTFCRECKGRYERGHKCQTQTRPSTRTSLLSRYRVSRESARRSCWEQEDQEAQDLIRRISKPCPKCNVPTEKSGGCNHMSCSRCKFDWCWLCGIQWNPECQGNHWFLQERYRR from the exons ATGGCTCAAAGATTCAACATTTACGTGAGGTTCAACTCCAACTCCAACATTCCAGTGCTAATCGACATGACGTGGAGTATACGTCAACTTAAGGAGGAGCTGGGTCGACAGCAGAGTGTGGACCCCAGGGGCATCAGGATCATCTTTGCTGGCAGGGAGCTGAAAGATAGCACCACATTACAG GACTGTGAGATTCCTAATCAGAGCATCATCCATGCCATCCATGGAGGGAGACAGACAGTGAATGTGGATGCCTCAGCCACTATGCCTTTAGCCAGCATCAACCTTAGTGCCGAAAGTGGTGATCCTAGACCCATGGCCGCCTCTGCAG GTTCCTCAGCACATGGTAAGAAGGCCATGTACTATGTGTACTGCCGCCAGTGTAAAAGTGCTCAGCCAGGAAAGCTAAGAGTTTGCTGTTCTTCCTGCAAAGAGGGAACTCTGGTTCTCAAACAG GACCCTGGGGGTTGGGATGATGTGCTTCAACCTGGAAGAATCAAGGGCACATGTCAAAAGGCAGGGTGCAAAGGAGAAACAGCC gaattcttttttaaatgtgCTGCCCACCCTGTATCTGAGGATGAGCGTTCTGTACCATTATTCCTTATAAGGACCAACACACGTAATGTACCATGCCTAGCTTGTGAGGACATAGT AGACCCTGTTCTTGTGTTTCCCTGTGAAGTTGGTCACGCCATATGTCTGGATTGTTTCGAAATCTACTGCACAACTAAACTGAATGATCGCCAGTTCATCCAACATAGAGACCATGGATACACCCTCCCCTGCCCTGGTGACACAG AAAGTTGCAGTGATGCACTGATAACAGAGGCTCATCACTTCAGGGTCTTGGGCCAAGAGCAG tatGACCGATATCAGCGTTTCGGCACTGAGGAGTGCGTCCTTCAGATGGGCGGTGTCTTGTGCCCAGGTCGAGGGTGTGGCATGGGGCTCTTTCCCGCGGCAGGAGCCAGAAGTGTTCACTGCCAGGGTGGGTGTAAT CTGACGTTTTGCCGCGAATGCAAAGGACGGTATGAAAGGGGACACAAATGCCAGACACAAACACGACCCTCTACTAGAACGTCTCTTTTAAGC CGGTATCGTGTATCTCGAGAAAGCGCGCGCAGGTCATGTTGGGAGCAGGAAGACCAGGAAGCTCAGGATCTTATCCGACGCATTAGCAAGCCGTGCCCCAAGTGCAACGTGCCAACAGAGAAAAGCG GCGGTTGTAACCACATGTCCTGCTCGCGATGTAAATTTGACTGGTGCTGGCTTTGCGGCATTCAGTGGAACCCCGAGTGTCAAGGCAACCATTGGTTCCTTCAAGAACGCTACCGACGGTGA
- the LOC5512841 gene encoding E3 ubiquitin-protein ligase TRIM33: protein MIEKKDLTCPLCYTAYGTGYPQRIPRILDCSHTFCTECIMKIKELQGDVVECPTCKLRTLLTSSVDCLEKNMDILTAVFAAEQEEEPVCNFCASKVYPPKPARFFCTECAVYSCGNCSDEIHSQMEFRTHGVSLASAHQEATEDCSVQFPSRPSSGMSSTGTTSRPKLTSRPSSGLLDYSLLPECMDHKEKLKFYCRVCQTLCCGSCQIYGAHKGHSCFEVHEAEERERRALEKLQASVERHGDKYIKARGDVQRMIEEVKQETIIVKDVARRYYRELRAAIDEGEKVLMQEISKRSDAKLKSLNEQVSQMIDIASRAKTASRNTDKALGMDYYEMLNRKKEVEHEIREVMGLLCDTTPVTTANLKCQFPNHETLVSGIRTCAKLVQPTGPPEKLSCSVNKDGNVVVTWNSPDMTAFLYPVVGYVLQCTIGEDDAFVEVYKGCDRIVTFDRKKGLLPVGRHVQFQSCAINTIGRSAWSFPYGLKVPGEPSPSR, encoded by the exons ATGATCGAAAAGAAAGACCTCACATGTCCCCTGTGTTACACAGCTTATGGGACAGGCTACCCGCAAAGGATCCCTCGGATTCTTGACTGCAGTCATACATTTTGTACGG AATGCATCATGAAGATCAAGGAGCTCCAAGGAGACGTGGTGGAATGCCCAACTTGTAAGTTACGCACACTGCTCACAAGCAGTGTTGACTGTCTGGAGAAGAACATGGATATTCTGACAGCCGTTTTTGCTGCTGAACAAGAAGAGGAACCAGTTTGTAATTTCTGTGCATCAAAAGTGTATCCACCTAAACCTGCACGTTTTTTCTGTACGGAGTGCGCTGTGTATTCTTGTGGTAACTGTTCAGACGAGATCCATTCTCAAATGGAGTTTCGTACTCATGGTGTTAGTCTGGCAAGCGCTCATCAGGAGGCGACAGAGGACTGCTCTGTCCAGTTCCCATCCCGTCCATCTTCTGGAATGTCTAGTACAGGCACCACTTCACGGCCAAAGTTAACAAGCAGGCCCTCGAGTGGTTTATTAGATTACAGCTTACTGCCTG AATGCATGGACCACAAGGAGAAGTTGAAGTTTTACTGTCGCGTATGCCAGACGTTGTGTTGTGGCTCATGTCAGATCTACGGTGCACACAAGGGACACAGCTGCTTCGAGGTTCACGAGGCCGAGGAGAGAGAGCGCCGGGCGCTAGAGAAGTTACAAGCATCAGTAGAGAGACATGGGGACAAATACATCAAG GCTCGTGGAGATGTCCAGCGGATGATCGAGGAAGTAAAACAAGAGACAATCATTGTGAAAGATGTGGCACGACGCTATTACCGAGAGCTCCGAGCAGCTATCGACGAGGGTGAGAAAGTATTGATGCAGGAGATCAGTAAACGAAGCGACGCCAAACTCAAGTCTCTTAACGAACAAGTCAG cCAAATGATCGATATAGCAAGTCGAGCTAAAACTGCAAGCAGGAACACAGATAAAGCTCTCGGCATGGACTACTACGAGATGCTTAACAGGAAGAAAGAAGTCGAACACGAGATCCGCGAGGTTATGGGACTCCTGTGTGATACCACGCCCGTCACCACAGCCAACCTGAAGTGCCAGTTTCCCAACCACGAGACTCTGGTCAGCGGTATTCGCACATGCGCAAAGCTAGTACAAC ctaccGGTCCGCCCGAGAAACTGTCCTGCTCTGTCAACAAGGATGGAAACGTTGTGGTCACGTGGAACTCCCCAGACATGACCGCTTTTCTCTACCCTGTGGTGGGCTATGTCTTACAGTGTACTATAG GCGAAGACGACGCGTTTGTCGAAGTCTACAAGGGCTGCGATCGTATTGTTACATTTGATAGAAAGAAGGGATTACTTCCGGTGGGAAGGCACGTTCAGTTCCAGTCATGCGCAATCAACACCATTGGACGAAGTGCGTGGAGCTTCCCGTATGGACTCAAAGTCCCGGGAGAGCCTAGTCCTTCGCGTTAA